Below is a genomic region from Miscanthus floridulus cultivar M001 chromosome 1, ASM1932011v1, whole genome shotgun sequence.
ACAATATTGATGTGTCGCCTAACCCGCTAATCGTCTTTGAATGTACAATATTATCACACCACGTGTTTGGTGTCGTTACGTAGTTTATTCTACACCTGCTGCGGCCACGTCATTGCGAGCCTTAAATAACTAAACCATGTtaggaagaaagaagaaaaataagtGGAGAAATTTAATGTAGAAAGCGAAAAGGAGAGGGGAATCCTGTGAAGCCTCTCATCACGGCTCGTTCGTTGGATTGGTTTCTGGGTTGATAAGtccggctgatgctggtttgttgtgagagaagccCTGGTTGAAACCAATCAGATCTTTCTATGACTACTACAGTTTTTGCCTAGTCCGACATTCCAGCCCTGGCCACAATTAGGTTTCTCTAATTCGACTGTCACATGCACCTGGTTCTTGTTGCTCCCGTTGTTTCTTCCTCAACCTCCCGAGCTCAGCTGCGACTGCCATGGATTCCAAACCGATGTTAGTTTTCTTGCCTGTCTCACTTTCTGTTCTGTTTCTCCGTGCTGTTTGCTGGCCTctcttgtttgtttgtttgtgttACTGTTGATTTGATCTCTTGTTCTTGTTGAGAAAGCAAGTAGACAGGTAAAAGGAAAGGTTCAGTACAATTTGCAATAATTTTGACATTCGTATATTTGGGTATGATGCGCTCTGCCTCCATTTTCCCCTTTTCTTCAGAATAATTCTCTCATTGTTCTTGTTCAGGGAAGCATTTGTGGCAAGTGAGGCCTCCGTCTTCATGAATCAGCCCCCTCCACATGTATGTATGCTGATGAACTGGTCTCCTTTTCTGCTATTCTTGCACCTTTTGCCTCTTATTTATAGGCATAAGACTGATTTTAGGAGACTTCAATCTAGTCGGTGGAAGGAACATCATAGAAGAAATAATATACACTTCTTAGCCCATGGCTTTCTTTTATTTTAAGTTCACTTTCTTAATAAGGTTTCTCTGAGTCGCGCATTTCTTACAACCTTTGCTGAAAGTTTATTTAACATTTTTTATCACCTTAGCTGAAAATCCAGAAGTTTCCAGCTCTGTCAAGCTTCAAAGTATGGCGACAGTAGCAGTCCTGTTTTAATTAATGCAAAACCCTGAAATTGTTTGCTGAGTCTGAGATATATAATGGAATCTGCACTAAGTTTATAACAGAGGTTTCAGGCTCAGCCATATCCTCAGTCTTCATGTGTTCGCTTAACAATTGAGAGTTGAAATTTATGAGGTAATATTATGATACATTAGCAATATGAATGATGCGATGAGGCAACCGCAGaattatcagtttttgtcatgcAACCCCAGAACAGCACTGTTGCATGTTGACATCGTATTTCAGTTACTTGATTGCATTAAGTTTTAGGATCTAAATATTTCTAATGTTTTTGTATCTCATGGATATATTTCTATAATCCTTATTGCATTCTGTGAGAGAGCATGACAACTGTATTTTCTCTCTGTACGTGCAGATGTCTAGACCATCAATTATTATCAAGCTCATTTTGGGGTTGCTGTGGACCATCACCCACTTAGCAATCAGCTTTTTAAATTTATGGTCTCATCTGATTTATAGTCTAGAATGCTATCTTATTTCATCTGGATTGTTGCGGAAGTATCAGAATCTTCATCTGGGTAGACTGAAGTGCTTGGCTATTGTGGTAGATAGCAAAGAAGCTAAAAGTACTGCGAAGGTCAAACAACTGTTATGCTGGCTCTCATCTATGGGTGTGAAGTACGTATGTCTCTATGACATCGAGGGTAAGACAATGAGTTCAACATTTGAATTGCAGGGTATGGCTGTTTTCAGTCTGAAGTTTGTTGTTGACTACTTATCTGCCTATATGATCATTCCTTTTCTGTAAATAAATGTGGTTCATTAGAAATCAAATGACTACAAGAGGCATTACAGAGCTGTCATAACCTGGGCAGAGCAAAACTAACTTTCCTGTCATCCTTTACATGTCATATTGTGATGTTTTTAGTTGACAGATGCacaatctttttttcttttgagaCCTATAGACTGAATCTAGCACGTACAAGATTATCTTACACTATTCTATGTTGCATCATAGGAGTACTGAAGAAATCATTTGAACCTGCTGTGAATGTTTCAAGAGATAGGACTGCAGGAGAACATTTTGTAAGCTGCACTACGGAGCTTTCTGCTACTCCATTTTATATTAGGATCTTACTTTTGTGTATATTCTCTACTGGTATGCTTGtccattttgttgttgttgtttgtaaATCTGTATTATGATTCATGGTGACATATAGGGCATTGGAGCAAACATTAAAGATCTACACCGTAGCCAAAGAGAGATGGTGATAGACTGTCTTTCTGGTTCTGATGGCAAGGAGGGTATTGCAAAAGCAGCCAGTTTACTTTGCTCAACTTACTTCAATGGTGATACTCATGGAGATGGCAAAAGGAAACCAGCATTTACAGAAGCTGACATGGCTAGTGCACTGAAAGCTGTAGGTATGCTTGGAAAAGTCACCCTTTTCTGCATGCTTTGTTTCATATACTTATTTAGTTATTTATCATGCTTTAATGACTTTATCACTTAAGTTCTGACTTCATCCATTAGGTTGTGGTGGACCAGAACCTGATCTTCTTCTCATGTATGGTCCTGCTAGATGCCATTTAGGATTTCCTGCATGGAGATTACGGTATACTGAAATTACGTAAGTTCTTTATCAAAACATTAATATTCCTAACTGCGAAAATAATCATCACAATTGACAAATCTCCAGGTATATCACCACAATTGACAAATCTATAATATTTCTTGTTCCAGGTATATGGGGCCACTAAAATCAATGAAATATGGTGCCATTGTGAAAGCCTTATATAACTTCTCAAAGAAACACCAAAATTATGGTAAGCTTGCTTTTCCATATTTGCAATGTACTACACTGAAATTAACCTTTAGCGTTATAACTTCAACATTTTCGGCTGTGTCATAAATTTTTCTTCTTATAGGAGTTCTAGCTAATATTTTTCTTCTTATCAGTTTTGCAGATACGCTACACTAACTAGGGTTGCACATGCTTTGTAAATGTGCTGGCAACATGAGTGTGCTCTGCTCTCACTTTTTCTGTGGTTCCCACACGTCTTGTGAGATCTGAATATCTTAGGCATTAATGTGTATCTGGTGAGATCTAAATATCTTCGGCGTTGATGTGTGGAAAACAGTGTCCCTGAATGTGCTAGCACATTTTGATGCCTGATTAGTTAGTGATTACTGATTAGGAATAAATATTTGCTCGTTTTGGCTGACTCCAAGTCTTTTCCATCTCAGGGAAATGATAGCTGATACTGGTTTAAAGAAACCATTTGATCATGGAGAAACAACACCTTGGAGCTACTCTACAGTCTGCACCCGTTAGCTTCTGCTGCTGCTTACTGGAGTACAGAAGTACTTAACGTTACGTTAGACATTACCATCGACACCGACTTCGTGTTTGCTTGTAACAAGATCAAAAGTGTGTTGTCGATAGAACATACATACGGGATAACATCCCACTGTAAAAGTACCACCCATAGCGATGAGCAA
It encodes:
- the LOC136504895 gene encoding uncharacterized protein isoform X1 — encoded protein: MDSKPMEAFVASEASVFMNQPPPHMSRPSIIIKLILGLLWTITHLAISFLNLWSHLIYSLECYLISSGLLRKYQNLHLGRLKCLAIVVDSKEAKSTAKVKQLLCWLSSMGVKYVCLYDIEGKTMSSTFELQGVLKKSFEPAVNVSRDRTAGEHFGIGANIKDLHRSQREMVIDCLSGSDGKEGIAKAASLLCSTYFNGDTHGDGKRKPAFTEADMASALKAVGCGGPEPDLLLMYGPARCHLGFPAWRLRYTEITYMGPLKSMKYGAIVKALYNFSKKHQNYGK
- the LOC136504895 gene encoding uncharacterized protein isoform X2, with translation MDSKPMEAFVASEASVFMNQPPPHMSRPSIIIKLILGLLWTITHLAISFLNLWSHLIYSLECYLISSGLLRKYQNLHLGRLKCLAIVVDSKEAKSTAKVKQLLCWLSSMGVKYVCLYDIEGVLKKSFEPAVNVSRDRTAGEHFGIGANIKDLHRSQREMVIDCLSGSDGKEGIAKAASLLCSTYFNGDTHGDGKRKPAFTEADMASALKAVGCGGPEPDLLLMYGPARCHLGFPAWRLRYTEITYMGPLKSMKYGAIVKALYNFSKKHQNYGK
- the LOC136504895 gene encoding uncharacterized protein isoform X3, coding for MNQPPPHMSRPSIIIKLILGLLWTITHLAISFLNLWSHLIYSLECYLISSGLLRKYQNLHLGRLKCLAIVVDSKEAKSTAKVKQLLCWLSSMGVKYVCLYDIEGKTMSSTFELQGVLKKSFEPAVNVSRDRTAGEHFGIGANIKDLHRSQREMVIDCLSGSDGKEGIAKAASLLCSTYFNGDTHGDGKRKPAFTEADMASALKAVGCGGPEPDLLLMYGPARCHLGFPAWRLRYTEITYMGPLKSMKYGAIVKALYNFSKKHQNYGK